A genomic stretch from Effusibacillus pohliae DSM 22757 includes:
- the infC gene encoding translation initiation factor IF-3: MNEGIRAREVRLIDDKGEQLGIMPLHKALQIAEERNLDLVNVAPTAKPPVCKIMDYGKYKFEQQKKEKEARKNQQVINIKEIRLSPTIDEHDFQTKLRSAVKFLQNGDKVKVTVRFRGRQITHADIGKKVLERMIEQTSELALVERAPNMDGRQMIMILAPRKG, translated from the coding sequence ATCAACGAAGGGATTCGTGCACGGGAAGTGCGATTGATCGATGATAAAGGGGAACAACTTGGCATCATGCCTCTCCACAAGGCTCTGCAAATCGCAGAAGAACGCAACCTGGATCTGGTCAATGTTGCACCCACCGCAAAGCCCCCCGTATGTAAAATCATGGATTACGGGAAATACAAGTTTGAACAACAAAAGAAAGAAAAAGAGGCTCGCAAGAATCAGCAAGTGATCAACATCAAGGAGATTCGGCTGTCTCCGACGATCGACGAGCATGATTTTCAAACCAAGCTCCGGAGCGCAGTCAAGTTTCTCCAAAATGGCGACAAAGTGAAGGTCACCGTTCGTTTTCGCGGACGCCAGATAACGCACGCGGATATCGGTAAGAAAGTACTCGAGCGCATGATCGAGCAAACCAGCGAATTGGCGCTTGTGGAACGTGCCCCGAACATGGACGGGCGCCAGATGATTATGATTCTTGCTCCAAGAAAGGGTTGA
- the rplT gene encoding 50S ribosomal protein L20, protein MPRVKGGTVTRRRHKKILKLARGYRGSKHRLFKTANAQVMKSLLYAFRDRRQRKRDFRKLWITRINAQARANGLSYSKLINGLKKAGIEVNRKMLADLAVNDKAAFASICEKAKNAG, encoded by the coding sequence ATGCCTCGCGTCAAAGGTGGTACGGTTACACGCCGTCGTCATAAGAAAATCCTGAAACTGGCCCGCGGCTACCGCGGTTCGAAACATCGTCTGTTCAAGACGGCGAACGCCCAGGTCATGAAATCCTTGCTGTATGCGTTCCGCGACCGTCGTCAGCGCAAACGCGATTTCCGGAAGTTGTGGATCACGCGGATCAACGCACAAGCGCGCGCCAACGGTTTGTCCTACAGCAAGCTGATCAACGGCCTGAAAAAAGCGGGCATCGAAGTCAACCGCAAGATGCTGGCTGATCTCGCCGTGAACGACAAAGCAGCTTTCGCATCGATCTGCGAAAAAGCAAAAAACGCAGGATGA
- the rpsR gene encoding 30S ribosomal protein S18, producing the protein MSDFKKKRGKRRKVCKLCVDKVQHVDYKDVNRLSRYITERGKILPRRISGNCAHHQRQVTKAIKNARIIALLPYTVEG; encoded by the coding sequence ATGAGCGATTTCAAGAAAAAACGCGGCAAACGCCGTAAAGTGTGCAAGCTGTGCGTTGACAAAGTGCAGCATGTCGATTATAAGGATGTCAACCGTTTGAGCCGGTACATCACCGAACGCGGAAAAATCCTGCCGCGGCGGATTTCTGGCAACTGTGCGCACCACCAACGGCAAGTCACGAAAGCAATCAAGAACGCACGCATCATTGCGCTGCTGCCGTACACGGTCGAAGGGTAA
- the rpmI gene encoding 50S ribosomal protein L35: protein MPKMKTKRAAAKRFKRTGSGKLKRSHAYTSHLFLNKSEKQKRHLRKAALVSPGDYKRIKQIVTYI from the coding sequence ATGCCGAAAATGAAAACCAAACGCGCCGCTGCCAAGCGTTTCAAGCGCACCGGCTCCGGCAAGCTGAAGCGTTCGCACGCTTACACCAGTCACCTGTTCCTGAACAAATCGGAGAAACAAAAGCGCCATCTGCGCAAAGCGGCGCTCGTTTCGCCCGGTGATTACAAGCGGATCAAGCAAATCGTTACCTACATCTAA
- the rpsF gene encoding 30S ribosomal protein S6 — protein sequence MRSYETMYILRPDLDEEARKALVEKFNKVITDNGGEIEKVTELGQRRLAYEIEGFKQGYYVQLNYKADTTVPQELERVLRISDDVIRILTTVTER from the coding sequence ATGCGTTCTTACGAAACGATGTACATTCTTCGTCCCGATCTGGATGAAGAAGCACGCAAAGCCCTCGTAGAGAAGTTCAACAAGGTCATCACCGACAACGGCGGTGAAATCGAGAAAGTGACCGAGCTGGGCCAGCGTCGTCTTGCGTATGAGATCGAAGGATTCAAGCAAGGCTACTACGTCCAGTTGAACTACAAGGCGGACACCACAGTCCCGCAGGAACTCGAACGCGTTCTTCGCATCAGCGATGACGTGATTCGGATCCTGACGACTGTGACGGAGCGCTAA